DNA from Sulfurimonas xiamenensis:
GTCTTTTGGAAAAACATCTAATTTATTTATAATATATCCTATAAAAATAGCGCTAAAAATAAGTGCAAAATTTTCCATAAATTTATTTCTTTTATATTGTATTTCTTTTTTGTGACAAGCAATTTTTGGTCTTGTAACAGTTAATACAGCAAAATAGTCTCTATTTATTTTGCGTTTAAATTAAGAATGGAAGTATATAATCTTTTATTTAAATTATGACTTAGGAGCTATCTTTATGGAAAAAAGTTTTAATGAAGCTATGGATTTTAGGCATGCGTGTAAAGTGTTTAACGAAAATAAGAAAATATCAGAGAAAGATATAATAGATATACTCGAAGCAGGGCGAAAATCTCCATCATCGTTTGGCATGGAACCATGGAAATTTTTGGTAATTAAAAACGAAGAGTTAAAAGCAAAAATACGACCTTACTGCTGGGATCAAATTCAGGTTACTTCATGCTCCCATTTAGTGGTTATACTTGCTGCGATAGAAGATGTAAAACCGGAGAGTGGAGTCGTTAAGAAGAGATTTTCAAGAAGAGAGATGCCGCAGGAGATGCTTGATTTTTATATGCAAAAATATGCATCACATTTGAGCAAAACTCTAAGCAGCGATGAAAACATACTTTGTTGGACTGCAAAACAAACTTATATTGCTGCTGCAAATATGATGACAAAAGCAGCTACTCTTGGGATAGACAGCTGCCCGATAGAGGGGTTTGAGAAAGAAAATGTAGAGAGAATTTTAAATATTGATATTAAAAAATATCAACTTTCTTTAGTACTTCCTTTTGGCTACAGAATCAATAAATAATCATCTCAATTAAGAGTGCCGTTTGAAGAGGTTGTAGAGTTTATAGATTAATATTTAAATTTTGCAATAATAGGGTTGTGGTCTGAGATTTTTTTGCTGTCTATCACTTCGGAGTAGGTAAGATTCAAATCTCTGTAAAAGATATAATCTATTGAGTTTGTGAAAATTTTTTTAAGATGTATTTCATTGCTGAATATCACTTTTTTAAGAGAAAGATTTTCTGCAAACTCCTCTAAAAAGCGTACTCTTTTTAAGTTCCAAGTATTAAAATCACCCGCCACGATCATTGCTCCCTTATGTGAACTGATAGTTTCATAAAGTGAATTCAATTCATGTTTAAAATCAAGATTTCGTACAAAGTTGATAGCATGAAGATTGACGACAAGCAGTGTCTGCTCCTGTGAAATTTTATGGTGTGTAATAAGTGATACTTTGTGTGTTGTGTAGCGCAGTTCCTGTTTTTTTGTCAGCAAAGAGAGTTCACTCTCACACGATGTTTTAAAAGCGCTAAGTACCCCAAAAACATGCTTTTTTGTCTCGATATTAGGCGATAAAACATAAGAGTAGTCATGTAGTTCTAGTTCATGAGGAATACTCTTTTTTACTTCTTGAAGCAGTAATATATCGAAGTTATGGTTTTGTATAAGTGAATCAATAAATGCTTTATATGAGCTTTTAAGAGTAAGTTTTGCAACATTCCAACATAAAAGACTAAACTCCATGCCTAACTCAGATTCTTGATGTTTTAATGATTTTAGCAAACTATTTGGTTTAAACATAATAAAATTCCAGCCTTAAAGTTGCGGTGCTAATATCCGCATAAGGTTTTCAAAAACTCTTTTGCCATAAGATACATTTTTTGTTCCAAAAGAGGAATTAGATATAAGTTTTTGTGTCCATATTTCTACCTCTTTTATGATTTTGCCGGAATAAACAAAAGTTACAACCTCATAGTTTAAAAAGAGACTTCTGTTGTCAAAGTTCACACTTCCAAGCATTACGCTGTGACTGTCAAAAAGCATGGCTTTTGCATGCAGCAGTGAGCCGTTATATAGATATATCTTTATTCCGGCTTCCTCAAGTTCTCTCATATAAGAACTTCTAACTAGATTTACTATAGTGTGATTAGCCTCTTTTGGTGTGATTAATTTTACATCAACCCCTTTGTGATGAGCAATAATAAGCGCTTGGATAAGAGAATTATTTGGTATAAAATATGGAGTTATTATATAAATTTTTTCTTTTGCGCCATATATTGCAGATAGGAGTACCTCATAAAGTGTGTCTTTATCCATATCCGGTCCAGATGGAACAACTTGCAGAAATATATCGCCATCTATCTCTCTATTTTTGCCGTTTTGTGCAAATGTCAATTTTTCTTGAGAAGCATAAAGCCAGTCTGAAGCAAATATTTCAAAAAATTGCTCTACAGATGGACCGACAATTGAGAACATAATATCTTCCCATCTCTCTTTGCTGTAAGTTGGTCCCAAATATTCAAAAGATAAGTTTGCTCCTCCGCTTAAAACTTTTTCATTGTCAAAGATATATATTTTTCTATGATTTCTGAGATTTATATAGTTTCTAAAAGGCATTTCAAATATAGGCATAAAAAATTCAATTTTTGCACCGGCATTTCTTAGTTTTCTAAGTCTATATTGAAGTAAATAAAGATTTATGGAACCTATGGAATCGATAAGTATTTTTATCTCAACTCCCTCTTTTGCTTTTTTTATTAAAGCTTTTATAATTTCTTTTGTAACTTTGTCATACTCAAAAATAAAAGTGCTGATATAGATTGATTGTTTTGCATTTTGTATGCAGTTTAAAAATTCATTATAAAATTGAACTGCATCAAGAAAAAGTTTAAATTCTTCGTTTCTTTGGGCATCGGCTATTTTATAATTTCTTAAAATTCTGTCGATATTATTTTGTATATTATTGTCCGTATTTTTATTTTTAAGTACTAAATTTTCTTTTTTATATCTGTTTTTTCGTTTTCTTGAGCCAATTATAAAGTATAAAAATATGGATATATACGGGATAAGAATAATAGAAAGAAGCCAGGCAATTATACTGCTTGGAGTCCGCCTATTATAAAGCATGTGGATTAACACGATTATTATTAAAAGACCGGTCAAAAATATTAAACCGTGATATAAAAATATATCTGTAATATTACTCTTTATCTCTTCATTCATTTAAAAATTATATCATTATTGTTAGAAATGATTCCTCTAAAATATATCATCTAGAAAATTTTAGTATAATTTCAAAAACAAAGTGAAATTTTTTATTAAAACGAAATTTCTCTAAACAATAAAAGGTTAATACATGTCAACATATATTTTTGGTCATACAAATCCAGATTCTGATTCTATTATCGGTGCTATCTCTTTAGCTTATTTGAAAAATCAACTAGGTGAAGATTGTGTGCCTACGCGTCAAGGCGATATTTCTCCAGAGACGGAGTTTATACTTAAAAGATTTGGAGCAGAGGAACCTGAACTTAAAACCTCTTATGCAGGTGAAAAGGTCTATCTGGTAGATTTTTCAGATCTTGCCCAAGCTCCAAAAGATATAAAAGAGGCGACTATTTTGGGTATAGTAGATCACCACAAATTAGGCGATATAACAACAGATACTCCACTTGAGTGTTGGATACGACCTATCGGATGTTCAAATACGGTTATAAAAGAAATGTTTGACTATTATGGGGTTGCTATTCCAAAAAATTTAGCGGGAATGATGATGTGTGCAATTTTAAGTGATACGGTTATCTTTAAATCTCCAACATGCACTAAAGCTGACACAAAAGCAGTAAAAGATTTAGCAAAAATTTCTCATATTGATGATTACAAAGCACTAGGTATGGAGATGTTTATAGCAAAATCGGCTATAGAAGGCGCAAGTGCCAGAGATCTTAATATGAGAGATTATAAAGCTTTTGATATGAATGGCACCAAAGTCGGGATAGGTCAGCTTGAAATGGTTGATATTTCGGCATTAAATGATAGAATAGGTGAACTTTTTGCAGATATGAAACTTATAAAGCAGGAGGAGGGTCTTCATACTATTATTATTCTTTTAACCGATATTATGAAAGAAGGATCACAGCTTTTAGTTTTAAGTGATGATGTTTCAAAAGTTGAAAAAGCATTTAATGTAAAAATTCAAGACAACCAAGCATGGTTAGATGGTGTACTTAGCCGTAAAAAGCAAGTTATTCCTTTTCTTCAACCGCAGTTTTAATTTTTTTAAAATTTTTATATCGGACACTCTTTGGTCCGATATATTACAATATATTCTCTTCTTTTAGTTCGTGAAAAACTATACCTCTGTTTTGTATTTTCATAATTTTGTCACAATATGGAAGAATCCTTTCATCATGTGTAACGGTGATGATTGCTACATTTTGCTCTCTTGCAATTTTTTTGAGCATTTTTATAACACTAACAGCTCTTTCTCCATCAAGTGCAGCTGTAGGCTCGTCCGCTAGAATAATTTCTGGATTGTTTGCAAGTGCGCGTGCAATGGCAACTCTTTGATTTTGCCCTCCAGAGAGCTGTGATGACATATTATTTGCTTTATCGGCAATTTCAAGATACTCTAAGAGTTCCATTGCCTTCTCTTTTGCCTCTTTTTCACTTACATTGTTTGCCTGCGGAAGAAGTGTTATGTTCTCTAAAACATTCAAAAAAGGGACAAGATAATGAGCTTGAAATATAAATCCTATCTTTTCTCTTCTTATGCGTCTTGTATCTTTAGCTAACCATTTATCATGATAAACTTTGTTTTCTCCTAGCCAAATCTCTCCGCTTGTTGGTTCTATAACACACCCTATCATCATAAGAAGAGTTGTTTTTCCTGCACCGCTTGGAGCAATCAGTGCAACAACTTCTCCTTTTTGTATCTCAAATGACGCATTTTCAATTACTCGGACTAAATTATCATCTTTACCAAAATTTTTGACTAAATTTTGAACTTTAATAGCACTATGCTTGCTCATTTTATCCTCCAATTGCTGCTGCCGGGTCGGCGCTTATTACTTTTTTTACACCTACAAAAGAGGCTAGAATAGATGCAAAAACAATTACGCCAAAAAGTATCCATGCATCGGGAATTTGCAACACAACAAGTTTAGGAAATTTATCGTAAATTAAGTGTGAAAATATATTTCCAAAAATAAAAGCAAAAATACCAAGGAGTATTGTCTCTTTAACAATCATCTCTATAATAAGAGTGTTTGGAAGCCCCATAAGCTTCATAATAGATATCTCTTTCATTTTTTCCAATGTCATGGTATAAATAATAAGAGCAATAATAATTGTTGAGACTATAACCAATATAATAGTAAATAGTCCTATCTGTTTAGAAGATTTTTCAATTAGATTTTTTGTGAGTATATCTCTTTGCTGCTTGTCCGTATATACATTTTTATGTTGCCACTTTCTTATATCATGGGCCACTTTATCGACATCAAAACCATTTTTAACAGTTGCGACAATCGCGTTTACTCTGTAAGATTCCGAATTTTCTATTCCTCTTGCTTCATCGTTTTGTATCTCTTTGTTTGAGTATAAAAACTGTAGCTCTTGGGCATCTTTTAGACTTATATAGACAAGAGGATCTCCACCGCTTGAAACTGTTTTACTTGTAATGCCGACAACTTTATAAAAATTTCTTCCGAGTTTTATTTCTTCTCCTAGTTGAAAGCCTGTCTTGTCTGTAACTACAATTTCATAATGGTCATTTTTTAGTTTTCGTCCTTTTATCAACCTTTTAGGATTGATGGGATTAATAGCTCCATAGATATCATATCCGACTGCAACGGCAAGAACTGACTTGTCTTTTTGTGGTAGCTGGATATTTTGAAAAGTCATTGCTTCACTTTTATCTATACCCTGCATTACATAGATGATATTTTTAAGGTCCTCGTGAACTCTTGAGGATTCGGCAAAAGGTCCTAAGGTGTCTTCTTGAACTATCCACATATCTGCGCCAATATCATTAAGTAATATTTCCGCTTCTACCATCATGCCACGGTATACGCCAATCATAATAAGAACAATTCCAAGCAACATCCCAACACCCATAGCGGTGACTATAAATTTGCCAAGGGTGTGCTCAATATCTCTTTTTGCTAAATTAATCATCTGTATATCTTCATGCCGTCACTAAGTGGTTTGTTGCTGCTTGTAGGTACTAACAGTTCAGTATCCGCATCTATTCCTGATGAAATGGCTGCTTCTTCGTCATTTTGTGCCAAAATAGAAATCGGATGAAAGTATGCATTATCGCTGTTTGCTACCCAGACTCCTTTTTTTCCATCTTTAGTAGTAATTAAATTAAGAGGAATTTTTACAACATTTTCATACTTTTGAACTTTTATATTTACTTCAGCCTGCTCATTAATATAAAACGGAATCGGAGTGGTTTCAAATCCTATCGCTATCTCTCTCTCAAGTGTAACAAGATTGCTTATAGCTACTATTCTTTCAACATTTCCGTTTAATTTTACATTTGGCTGTGATCTAAGTTTAATAGAAGCTTTTTGATCAAGCTTGATACCCTTTGCCACTCTTTCATCAATATTTGCCACAACCCATAATGTCTTTGGATCTACTATTTTAAAAACAGGTGCAGACGGCAGGACATATTGCGCTGCTTCTGCCTCTTTTGAAATAATGTAACCATCAACAGGAGAGTAAACTTTAAATCTTTGCAGTTTTGCATCTATCGCTTCCATACTCTTTTGCAATCTTTGAATCTCTAGTTTTGCAGAAGCAATTTTTGCTTTAGAAGCATTTATTTGCGCATCTATATTTTGCAAATCGCTGCTTGCTTTGTCATATTCTGCTTGCGTTACATATTTCTGTTCCAACAGTTTTTTGTAACGATTGTATGTTACTAAAATAAGTGTTTTTTGCGCTTTGAGACTTTCAAGATCACTTTGTGTTGTTTGAACCTCTTGCTTAGCTTTTTTAAGTGCTACTTTTTGTTCATCAAGAAGCATAGGAAGATCTACCGGATCAATCGTTAAAAGAAGATCACCCCTCTTAACCCATTGACCCTCATCAAAGTATATATTTTCTATCTCTCCGCCGCTTTGCGCCGTAATAGTGTATATATTTTTAGCATCAACATTTCCAATGCCGCGCACTGTTATATGAAGATCTCCTTTTGTCGGTTTTGTTGTAGCAAATGTTGATTTTACAATGTATACTTTATTGTAAAATAGAGCGCCTCCAATAGCGATAAATAGTGTAATTATTGTATATTTTAGCCATTTGTTCATTGAATTTGTCCTTGTAGATAATCTAATCTGTTTATTATATTATTGATGCTGAATTTGGCTTCAAGAAGTCCAAGTTTAGCAAAGAGATATGTTGATGATGCATCAAGTACTTCTATATAGGTTGCAAGTCCCTCTTTGTATCTTGCTTCAACTATCTCTTTTGTTGCATTTGACGACTCTATAAGAGCCTCTTTAGCTTTTATGGTATATCTATATCTTTGTAAATCAATTACCAAATTTTCCACCTCCTCTTGAAGTAGGAGTTTTTGGGAATTATACGACTCTTTTGCTATCTCTTTTGCGATGCGTGCTTGTTGTGTTTGAGCACTTATTCTTCCACCGTTGTAAATTGGAACAGTAATACTTACTCCAACCAAGGATTCATCATACTCATTAAGTGAATTTTGATAATTATATGAAGCTATAGCATCTATTGAACCTAAGTTTTGAGCTTTTGTGGCTTTATATATTAAAGCATCTTTTTTTATCTCTTCCTGTGAGCTTTTAAGCAATAAGTTTTTAGATAAAATATCTTTAAAAAGCATATCTGAACTCATTATATTTTGATTTTTGACCTCTACACTCTCTTTAAGTTGAGTATCTGCATCTAATCTTTCTCCTGTATAAAGAGAGAGAGTTGTAAGTGCTTTATTGAGATCAGCTTTGGCAATAGCTAAGTTGTCTTGAGCAATATAGAGTTCACTTAGTATGCTAGTTGCATCCGCTTCTGTTTTTAAACCTTGTAAAACAAGCGCTTTTGCTTGTTTATAAAGTTCTTCTTTTGTTTTTAAATCTTTTTTTCTTACCTCAATCTCTTTTGTTTTTAAAAGTGCTAAATTATACTGATTTTTTACATTGTAAACCAGGAGAGCTTTTGCATCATTTAGAGAAAGATTGGCTATATTTTCATCTTTTTCATATGCTTTAATAGTTGAAGTGGTTTTTCCAAAATCATATATTTTTTGATTTAGCACCGCATCAACTCGCCAGCTGTCATCTTCAATAGTTTCAAACTGATTATCCTTCGGCACAGCGAAAGTGTCGATTGGGTTATATTGAGCACTCACATTTATCTGTGGAAGATAATCCGCTTTAGCAATATCTACAGAAGATTTTTTTTC
Protein-coding regions in this window:
- a CDS encoding NAD(P)H-dependent oxidoreductase, translating into MEKSFNEAMDFRHACKVFNENKKISEKDIIDILEAGRKSPSSFGMEPWKFLVIKNEELKAKIRPYCWDQIQVTSCSHLVVILAAIEDVKPESGVVKKRFSRREMPQEMLDFYMQKYASHLSKTLSSDENILCWTAKQTYIAAANMMTKAATLGIDSCPIEGFEKENVERILNIDIKKYQLSLVLPFGYRINK
- a CDS encoding endonuclease/exonuclease/phosphatase family protein, coding for MFKPNSLLKSLKHQESELGMEFSLLCWNVAKLTLKSSYKAFIDSLIQNHNFDILLLQEVKKSIPHELELHDYSYVLSPNIETKKHVFGVLSAFKTSCESELSLLTKKQELRYTTHKVSLITHHKISQEQTLLVVNLHAINFVRNLDFKHELNSLYETISSHKGAMIVAGDFNTWNLKRVRFLEEFAENLSLKKVIFSNEIHLKKIFTNSIDYIFYRDLNLTYSEVIDSKKISDHNPIIAKFKY
- the cls gene encoding cardiolipin synthase, which codes for MNEEIKSNITDIFLYHGLIFLTGLLIIIVLIHMLYNRRTPSSIIAWLLSIILIPYISIFLYFIIGSRKRKNRYKKENLVLKNKNTDNNIQNNIDRILRNYKIADAQRNEEFKLFLDAVQFYNEFLNCIQNAKQSIYISTFIFEYDKVTKEIIKALIKKAKEGVEIKILIDSIGSINLYLLQYRLRKLRNAGAKIEFFMPIFEMPFRNYINLRNHRKIYIFDNEKVLSGGANLSFEYLGPTYSKERWEDIMFSIVGPSVEQFFEIFASDWLYASQEKLTFAQNGKNREIDGDIFLQVVPSGPDMDKDTLYEVLLSAIYGAKEKIYIITPYFIPNNSLIQALIIAHHKGVDVKLITPKEANHTIVNLVRSSYMRELEEAGIKIYLYNGSLLHAKAMLFDSHSVMLGSVNFDNRSLFLNYEVVTFVYSGKIIKEVEIWTQKLISNSSFGTKNVSYGKRVFENLMRILAPQL
- a CDS encoding manganese-dependent inorganic pyrophosphatase, which gives rise to MSTYIFGHTNPDSDSIIGAISLAYLKNQLGEDCVPTRQGDISPETEFILKRFGAEEPELKTSYAGEKVYLVDFSDLAQAPKDIKEATILGIVDHHKLGDITTDTPLECWIRPIGCSNTVIKEMFDYYGVAIPKNLAGMMMCAILSDTVIFKSPTCTKADTKAVKDLAKISHIDDYKALGMEMFIAKSAIEGASARDLNMRDYKAFDMNGTKVGIGQLEMVDISALNDRIGELFADMKLIKQEEGLHTIIILLTDIMKEGSQLLVLSDDVSKVEKAFNVKIQDNQAWLDGVLSRKKQVIPFLQPQF
- a CDS encoding ABC transporter ATP-binding protein, translating into MSKHSAIKVQNLVKNFGKDDNLVRVIENASFEIQKGEVVALIAPSGAGKTTLLMMIGCVIEPTSGEIWLGENKVYHDKWLAKDTRRIRREKIGFIFQAHYLVPFLNVLENITLLPQANNVSEKEAKEKAMELLEYLEIADKANNMSSQLSGGQNQRVAIARALANNPEIILADEPTAALDGERAVSVIKMLKKIAREQNVAIITVTHDERILPYCDKIMKIQNRGIVFHELKEENIL
- a CDS encoding ABC transporter permease; translated protein: MINLAKRDIEHTLGKFIVTAMGVGMLLGIVLIMIGVYRGMMVEAEILLNDIGADMWIVQEDTLGPFAESSRVHEDLKNIIYVMQGIDKSEAMTFQNIQLPQKDKSVLAVAVGYDIYGAINPINPKRLIKGRKLKNDHYEIVVTDKTGFQLGEEIKLGRNFYKVVGITSKTVSSGGDPLVYISLKDAQELQFLYSNKEIQNDEARGIENSESYRVNAIVATVKNGFDVDKVAHDIRKWQHKNVYTDKQQRDILTKNLIEKSSKQIGLFTIILVIVSTIIIALIIYTMTLEKMKEISIMKLMGLPNTLIIEMIVKETILLGIFAFIFGNIFSHLIYDKFPKLVVLQIPDAWILFGVIVFASILASFVGVKKVISADPAAAIGG
- a CDS encoding efflux RND transporter periplasmic adaptor subunit — its product is MNKWLKYTIITLFIAIGGALFYNKVYIVKSTFATTKPTKGDLHITVRGIGNVDAKNIYTITAQSGGEIENIYFDEGQWVKRGDLLLTIDPVDLPMLLDEQKVALKKAKQEVQTTQSDLESLKAQKTLILVTYNRYKKLLEQKYVTQAEYDKASSDLQNIDAQINASKAKIASAKLEIQRLQKSMEAIDAKLQRFKVYSPVDGYIISKEAEAAQYVLPSAPVFKIVDPKTLWVVANIDERVAKGIKLDQKASIKLRSQPNVKLNGNVERIVAISNLVTLEREIAIGFETTPIPFYINEQAEVNIKVQKYENVVKIPLNLITTKDGKKGVWVANSDNAYFHPISILAQNDEEAAISSGIDADTELLVPTSSNKPLSDGMKIYR
- a CDS encoding TolC family protein — protein: MIKILFVYFYIFVFVLSAKVVSVDECIDKTLKNHPDVKKAALGIFEKKSSVDIAKADYLPQINVSAQYNPIDTFAVPKDNQFETIEDDSWRVDAVLNQKIYDFGKTTSTIKAYEKDENIANLSLNDAKALLVYNVKNQYNLALLKTKEIEVRKKDLKTKEELYKQAKALVLQGLKTEADATSILSELYIAQDNLAIAKADLNKALTTLSLYTGERLDADTQLKESVEVKNQNIMSSDMLFKDILSKNLLLKSSQEEIKKDALIYKATKAQNLGSIDAIASYNYQNSLNEYDESLVGVSITVPIYNGGRISAQTQQARIAKEIAKESYNSQKLLLQEEVENLVIDLQRYRYTIKAKEALIESSNATKEIVEARYKEGLATYIEVLDASSTYLFAKLGLLEAKFSINNIINRLDYLQGQIQ